One Mercurialis annua linkage group LG3, ddMerAnnu1.2, whole genome shotgun sequence DNA window includes the following coding sequences:
- the LOC126674073 gene encoding probable trehalose-phosphate phosphatase C isoform X1, with protein sequence MDKLMKTTMMTNVTMFKINIAKFNQAMGFQRLPSNKQKMQNVNRSKNVRASSLSGISPVDVNYNSWMEEHPSALGSFDQMMRAAKGKKIAIFLDYDGTLSPIVDNPDHAFMSDEMRAAVREVSKYFPTAIISGRSRDKVKEFVKLSNVYYAGSHGMDIMAPPRPVKSCDGKCHAVSTDKKGNEVRFQPAHKYLPAMQKILTELKEKVIKIQGARVEDNRFCVSVHYRLVREEDYELLEEKVKSVLGNYPDFHLNWGKKVMEIRPSIEWDKGHALEYLLDTLGLSNSNDVLPVYIGDDRTDEDAFKVIRKRGEGYPIIVTSSPKDTKASYSLNDPSEVLTFLLRLARWRKSSSSSRSLAQIWGVGN encoded by the exons ATGGACAAGCTGATGAAGACCACGATGATGACGAATGTCACT ATGTTCAAGATAAATATTGCAAAGTTCAATCAGGCTATgggatttcaaagattacctTCCAACAAACAGAAAATGCAGAATGTCAATCGCTCGAAAAATGTAAGGGCATCAAGTCTAAGCGGAATCAGTCCCGTTGATGTAAATTACAACTCATGGATG GAGGAACATCCTTCCGCATTGGGCTCATTCGATCAGATGATGAGAGCGGCAAAAGGGAAGAAGATCGCCATTTTTTTAGATTATGATGGTACTCTCTCTCCGATTGTCGATAATCCTGATCATGCCTTCATGTCTGATGAG ATGCGCGCAGCAGTACGAGAAGTTTCAAAGTATTTTCCAACTGCTATAATCAGTGGTAGGAGCAGAGATAAG GTAAAAGAATTTGTAAAGTTAAGTAATGTATACTATGCCGGAAGCCATGGCATGGACATTATGGCACCACCAAGGCCAGTGAAGTCCTGCGATGGGAAATGCCATGCTGTTTCCACTGACAAAAAG GGGAATGAAGTTCGCTTCCAACCTGCACATAAATATTTGCCTGCGATGCAGAAG ATACTGACAGAACTGAAAGAGAAAGTCATAAAAATACAAGGTGCCAGAGTAGAAGATAATAGATTTTGCGTCTCCGTACATTATAGGCTGGTTAGAGAAGAG GATTATGAATTATTAGAAGAGAAGGTTAAGTCCGTGCTTGGCAATTATCCAGATTTTCATTTGAATTGGGGTAAAAAG GTAATGGAAATACGGCCATCAATAGAATGGGACAAAGGTCATGCACTCGAATATTTACTTGACACTCTAGGATTGAGCAATTCCAATGATGTTCTTCCGGTCTATATTGGAGATGATCGAACTGATGAAGATGCTTTCAAG GTCATTCGAAAAAGGGGTGAAGGCTATCCAATAATTGTGACATCCAGTCCGAAGGATACTAAAGCTTCATACTCCTTGAATGACCCGTCGGAAGTGTTAACTTTCCTGTTACGGCTAGCAAGGTGGAGGAAGTCTTCTAGTTCGAGTAGATCACTAGCCCAAATATGGGGTGTAGGTAACTGA
- the LOC126674073 gene encoding probable trehalose-phosphate phosphatase C isoform X2 → MFKINIAKFNQAMGFQRLPSNKQKMQNVNRSKNVRASSLSGISPVDVNYNSWMEEHPSALGSFDQMMRAAKGKKIAIFLDYDGTLSPIVDNPDHAFMSDEMRAAVREVSKYFPTAIISGRSRDKVKEFVKLSNVYYAGSHGMDIMAPPRPVKSCDGKCHAVSTDKKGNEVRFQPAHKYLPAMQKILTELKEKVIKIQGARVEDNRFCVSVHYRLVREEDYELLEEKVKSVLGNYPDFHLNWGKKVMEIRPSIEWDKGHALEYLLDTLGLSNSNDVLPVYIGDDRTDEDAFKVIRKRGEGYPIIVTSSPKDTKASYSLNDPSEVLTFLLRLARWRKSSSSSRSLAQIWGVGN, encoded by the exons ATGTTCAAGATAAATATTGCAAAGTTCAATCAGGCTATgggatttcaaagattacctTCCAACAAACAGAAAATGCAGAATGTCAATCGCTCGAAAAATGTAAGGGCATCAAGTCTAAGCGGAATCAGTCCCGTTGATGTAAATTACAACTCATGGATG GAGGAACATCCTTCCGCATTGGGCTCATTCGATCAGATGATGAGAGCGGCAAAAGGGAAGAAGATCGCCATTTTTTTAGATTATGATGGTACTCTCTCTCCGATTGTCGATAATCCTGATCATGCCTTCATGTCTGATGAG ATGCGCGCAGCAGTACGAGAAGTTTCAAAGTATTTTCCAACTGCTATAATCAGTGGTAGGAGCAGAGATAAG GTAAAAGAATTTGTAAAGTTAAGTAATGTATACTATGCCGGAAGCCATGGCATGGACATTATGGCACCACCAAGGCCAGTGAAGTCCTGCGATGGGAAATGCCATGCTGTTTCCACTGACAAAAAG GGGAATGAAGTTCGCTTCCAACCTGCACATAAATATTTGCCTGCGATGCAGAAG ATACTGACAGAACTGAAAGAGAAAGTCATAAAAATACAAGGTGCCAGAGTAGAAGATAATAGATTTTGCGTCTCCGTACATTATAGGCTGGTTAGAGAAGAG GATTATGAATTATTAGAAGAGAAGGTTAAGTCCGTGCTTGGCAATTATCCAGATTTTCATTTGAATTGGGGTAAAAAG GTAATGGAAATACGGCCATCAATAGAATGGGACAAAGGTCATGCACTCGAATATTTACTTGACACTCTAGGATTGAGCAATTCCAATGATGTTCTTCCGGTCTATATTGGAGATGATCGAACTGATGAAGATGCTTTCAAG GTCATTCGAAAAAGGGGTGAAGGCTATCCAATAATTGTGACATCCAGTCCGAAGGATACTAAAGCTTCATACTCCTTGAATGACCCGTCGGAAGTGTTAACTTTCCTGTTACGGCTAGCAAGGTGGAGGAAGTCTTCTAGTTCGAGTAGATCACTAGCCCAAATATGGGGTGTAGGTAACTGA
- the LOC126674635 gene encoding uncharacterized protein LOC126674635, with translation MEDLQILLQYDGSWEDNSSYSNYRVSGIILPKNCNFTNLVDIISTEMKIQLKQNKLVIKYKISDDCPPISIEDDAGLTFYKELKRKDNDITKYRICVTLEKKRKRVYSSETSNATVNQDNMELVLQNNMLSMEGESSALRETSENSMNMIEYANLLSDIGETYLEEDFQEFVQGSRDIEIGKKYRDKNSLKSEISLYALSKHFQFKVIRSCTRQYRLKCVDEECQWNLYASKIGYTKAFVIRKFVDIHTCRLEKRMGSQCQASSTVIANIIKHKFIDVKTIYTPNDIRRDMKNDYSVDMDYWRAWRCRGKAIDLIRGTPKESFAQLPSYLHMVKTTNPGSYVKLKTDEDSAFLYAFMALNASIKGWKHCMPIVVVDGTFLKGPYGGTLLAASTHDSAGKIFPLAYAVTDSENNNSWNWFFESMMEVYGVREGMCIISDRHESIKNAITDVYGEEVKHGVCIFHLLNNLKVKFRRKQKEIKDIFLAAAKAYTETEFNYQIAEMDALDSRVKPYLEDVGYEKWALSKSVHNRFNIMTSNTAESLNAAINKARELPVSMLFEYLRSLTQRWSYKNRHLARCTITTLMPKHEESLRESFINCIKLEVEQTSDEIFKVSNGDKTNTVNIMERTCTCKRFQLDMIPCIHALAVFNDRHQDPYEYCSKYYTKNEMLAAYEDIVYPIANEESWDIPIEIKNQVVLTPKGKVKAGRPRKQRIKGPNEKSNKNRCGRCEKYGHNKKTCRNPPKN, from the exons ATGGAAgatttacagattttattacAATATGATGGCTCATGGGAAGATAATTCATCTTATTCAAATTATAGAGTATCTGGAATCATATTACCAAAGAATTGTAACTTCACAAATCTTGTTGATATAATCTCTACTGAAATGAAGATTCAgcttaaacaaaataaattagttattaaGTACAAAATCAGTGATGATTGTCCTCCAATAAGTATTGAAGATGATGCAGGTCTTACATTCTACAAAGAGCTTAAGAGAAAAGATAATGACATTACAAAATATAGAATATGTGTAACATTAGAGAAAAAGAGGAAAAGAGTCTATTCTAGTGAGACATCAAATGCAACTGTAAACCAAGATAACATGGAATTGGTTTTACAAAATAACATGTTGTCTATGGAAGGAGAATCTTCAGCATTAAGAGAGACATCAGAGAATAGCATGAATATGATTGAATATGCAAATCTTTTATCTGATATTGGAGAGACATATCTTGAGGAAGACTTCCAAGAATTTGTTCAAGGTTCAAGGGATATAGAAATTGGGAAAAAGTACAGGGATAAAAATTCATTGAAGAGTGAAATAAGCCTCTATGCACTATCAAAACATTTTCAATTCAAG GTAATCAGATCATGCACAAGGCAATACAGGTTAAAATGTGTTGATGAAGAATGTCAATGGAATCTATACGCTTCAAAGATTGGTTACACAAAAGCATTTGTGATCCGCAAATTTGTTGATATTCATACTTGCCGTTTGGAAAAGAGAATGGGCAGTCAATGTCAAGCTAGTTCAACCGTCATtgcaaatattataaaacataagttCATTGATGTGAAGACGATTTATACACCAAATGACATTAGGCGAGACATGAAAAATGACTACAGTGTTGATATGGACTATTGGAGAGCTTGGAGATGTAGAGGAAAAGCTATTGATCTAATAAGAGGAACACCAAAAGAATCATTTGCGCAACTTCCAAGTTATTTACACATGGTAAAAACAACAAACCCCGGATcctatgtaaaattaaaaactgaTGAAGATTCTGCTTTTCTATATGCATTCATGGCACTCAATGCATCAATAAAAGGATGGAAACATTGCATGCCTATTGTTGTAGTGGATGGAACATTCTTAAAAGGTCCATATGGTGGAACACTACTTGCGGCTTCGACCCATGATTCAGCTg GAAAAATTTTCCCTCTTGCCTATGCAGTGACAGACTCTGAGAATAACAATTCATGGAATTGGTTTTTTGAAAGTATGATGGAAGTTTACGGTGTGAGAGAAGGAATGTGCATAATTTCAGACCGACATGAAAGCATAAAAAATGCAATAACAGATGTGTATGGTGAAGAAGTTAAACATGGGGTATGTATTTTCCATTTGCTTAACAATTTGAAGGTAAAATTTAGAAGAAAGCAAAAGGAAATAAAGGACATATTTCTAGCTGCTGCTAAGGCCTACACAGAAACAGAATTTAACTACCAAATTGCAGAAATGGATGCTTTGGACAGCCGAGTAAAACCATATCTTGAAGATGTGGGATATGAAAAATGGGCATTATCAAAATCAGTCCATAATAGATTCAATATCATGACATCAAACACAGCTGAATCATTGAATGCCGCCATCAACAAAGCAAGAGAGCTACCTGTCTCAATGTTATTTGAATACTTGAGAAGCTTAACTCAGAGATGGAGTTATAAAAACAGACATTTGGCAAGATGTACAATTACAACACTGATGCCTAAACATGAAGAAAGTTTGAGGGAGAGCTTCATAAACTGCATTAAACTAGAG GTGGAGCAAACAAGTGATGAAATATTCAAAGTTAGTAATggtgacaaaacaaacacagtCAATATTATGGAAAGAACTTGTACATGCAAAAGGTTTCAATTGGATATGATACCGTGCATACATGCTTTAGCTGTTTTTAATGACAGGCATCAGGATCCTTATGAATACTGCTCAAAGTATTACACAAAGAACGAAATGCTAGCTGCTTATGAAGACATAGTCTATCCAATTGCAAACGAAGAATCATGGGATATtccaatagaaataaaaaatcaagTTGTTCTAACACCAAAGGGAAAGGTTAAAGCAGGTAGACCAAGAAAACAAAGGATCAAAGGACCAAATGAAAAGTCAAACAAAAACAGATGTGGAAGATGTGAAAAATATGGTCATAATAAGAAGACATGTAGAAATCCTCCAAAAAATTGA